The Anaerolineae bacterium genome includes the window GAAAAACCGCCGGTCTCTCCCCCCGGCGGCTCCCGCTGGAGTAACAAGAGAAGACCTAACCGGCGCTTTCATTTTAACGCAACCCGAACCTTTTGTCAAATTAAAGTCTTACAAAGTCTAACGCCGCAGCCTGCATGTGTAAAGACCCCCCGTCAAGCTCCAGAAGAAAACCAGCTCCGGTGGTTACGGGAGCAAACGCATCCTCACCAGTGGCGGTGGCATAATATCCGGTAACATTCTACGTGGGAGAAAGCGGCGGTTTGACTAAATTATTTCTTTCACCTATAATTTGAAAGCCATGAAGTCCAGGGAAAGGGTTCGCACAGCCTTAGCTCATAAAGAGCCCGACCGGGTCCCAATAGACCTTGGTGGTTCTTTAGTTACCGGGATAAATGCTGTAGCATACCACCGCCTCAAACAATACCTCGGGATTGATGGGCAGCCTGTAAAAGTTGCCAACATAATTTTGCAATTGGCGGAGGTAGAGGAACCGGTAAGGAGACGTTTTGGGGTGGATGTGATAGAGCTTCCCCTTCTGGAACCAGTGCCTGGGGTTAAGAACACCCGGTGGAAGCAGTGGACTTTACCAGATGGCTCTCCAGCATTGATTTCAGCAGATTTTGAGCCCGAACGAACTCCCCAGGGCGATCTCCTCATAAGGACTCCCGATGGACGTATAGCCCATTGGATGCCAGCAGGCACCTATCATTTCCTCCCTAAGGAACCCCCTATAAAAGAAGCAACTCTGGAAGAGTTGGAGCGCTTTGAACCAGCTCGCCTGTCAGATGAAGAACTGGAATTTCTCCATCATGTTGCTCGTCGCCTCTATCAAGAAACCGATTACGCAATTTTCGGATGGTTTGGGGGAAGCCTGATTGAAAGTGGACAGTTTGCAAGGGGCTGGGCTGAGTTCCTGATGGACCTCAAGCTGAACCCTGATTTTGCCTCAAAGCTTATAGCTAAGTTAGCCGAAGCCGCTTTGAGGGATTTAAAACGCTACATAGAAGCGGTTGGCGAATATGTGGATGTGATCGGCTTTGGCGATGATCTGGGGACCCAGATGGGCCTCCAGTTCAGCCCTGAATTTTACAGAAAGTTCTTCTTTGAACATCACCGCAGACTTTACAGCATGGTCCACACCCACACCAGAGCTTATGTGTTTCTTCATTCTTGTGGCTCTGTTTACGACCTTATTCCTGACCTAATTGAAGCAGGGGTTGATATTTTGAATCCGGTGCAGACTGCTGCTGCCAAGATGGAGCCCGAAAGACTTAAGAAAGAGTTTGGAGATAGACTGAGCTTTTGGGGTGGTGGAGCATGCCCCCAAACCGTCCTTCCCTGGGCCACCCCTGAGGAGGTGGAAGAACACGTTCGCCAGAGACTTCGCATTTTTGCCCCGGGCGGGGGTTATGTATTTGCTCCCATCCATAACATTCAGCCCGATGTTCCCCCTCAGAACATTGTGGCCATGTATGAGGCAGTTTTGAAATGGGGCCATTACCCTATTTCTTAACTCTTCCGCTCAATTCATCCCTCCAATGCTTGAGGGAGGAGGCAAGAGATGACTTCCATATCTGGAGTGATGCCCGCCTATAACGAGGAAGCCAACATTGGCCCCATGATTGAGGAAATGGACAGGGTCCTTTCCTCGATCACTGATGATTACGAAATAATCGTGGTGGACGACGGAAGCAAGGATAATACTGCCCAAAAGGTGATGGAAAAAGCTTCTATATATCCAAAAGTGCGCCTCATCCGCCATGAGAAAAACAGGGGCTACGGTGCTGCTGTGTACTCCGGCATCACAGCGGCTACCAAAGAGCTCATATTCTTTACTGATTCAGACCGTCAGTTCAAGCTGGAGGAGCTTAAGAAACTGCTTCCTCTTATAAAAGAAGCAGACCTGGTGGCCGGGTACCGTCCTAAGCGGATGGACCCCTGGTACAGGGTGCTCTTCGGATGGGGCTGGAGTTTTCTGGTGACGGTGCTTTTTGGGTATACAGTCAGGGACATAGATTGTGCTTTTAAGCTTTTCAAACGGGAAGTTATAGAGAAAGTGGGGCCTCAAATTCAGTCTTTTGGGGCTACCTTCAGCGCTGAATTCCTGGTAAGAGCCAAGAGGGCTGGCTTCAAATTCCAGGAGGTCCCGGTTACCCATCTCCCAAGGCCCGCCGGGAAACAAACCGGAGCACGCCTCGATGTTATTACGAGGGCTTTCAAGGAGCTTTTCCTTCTGAGGTGGAGGCTCTGGCGAGAATCTCTTGGACAAAGCGAGGAAGGATAAAAGCAGCCAGATGGAGTTCCGGGGTGTAGTAATTGGTCGTAAGCTCCCTTTGTTTGTATCTTTTCCACAAAGTGCTCAGCTTAACCCTTGCTGACCTCCCTCCCGCCGCCACGTAAGCCCACATTCCCGAAGGGTAAGAGGGCATAAAGCCAAGGTAGACTTCTACAAAGGGGAAAAGTTTGCGCAAGGCTTGAACTGTGGATGACAATTCTCCGGGGTTAAGATGGGGGGTGCCAGCCTGCAAGGCCATAAGCCCCTTCTCTTTGAGTGCTTTCCTGCAGGAAATGAAGAAATCTTCTTCAAAAAGCCTCCTTGCGGGCCCTATGGGGTCGGTGGAATCTACGATGATGGCATCAAATTTAAGGTCTGTCTTCAGGACAAACTCTTCCCCAGGCGTGGTTATTATCTTAACCCTGGGGTCATGGAAAGAGCCCCTGTGAACGGGTTCAAGGTACTGGATGGCTGCATCCAGGACGTCCTGGTCTATCTCCACAAGGTAAGCTTCCTTTACCGGATGGCGCAGGACTTCCCTTAGAGCTCCACCATCCCCACCGCCTACGATAAGCACTGATGAGGGGTCTGGCAGTGAGAGAAGGATAGGGTGAACTAACATTTCATGGTAGAAAAATTCATCCCTTTCGGTAAGCATGAAGCACCCATCAAGGCTCATGGCTAATCCATGATCCTCAGTAAGGGCGATCTCCAGAGTTTGATAGCGGGTCTTCCGGCGCACAAGCCAATTTTTCACTTTTAAGCCAAATATGGTTCCCGGTGTTTGTAGCTCCCAGATCCATTTGTCCGGGTCTAGCATAGCCCCATCTCCCAATACAAAAATTTCCCTGGCAATTGGGCCCTTGGGGGCGAGCCCAACTGCCAGGGAGCCACTGCTGCCCAAGGAGCAGCGTTTGTTTTGAGTCAGGTGTCATAATCTCTATACTCCAGGTGCAGGCTTTGGTCCTGAAGGATGCCCCTCTCTATCTTCAGGGATTTTACCCTTTTAGGCTTGAGCACCTGGCGGATATGCTCTACGGCTGCCTCGGGGTCAGTGTTGCCGCAGGTGAAAGCATCAACGGCTGCATACTTGTATTCAGGCCAGGTGTGGATGGAAATATGAGATTCGGCTATCACTGCCACCCCCGATATCCCGTGGGGCTGAAACTGGTGGACTTTGGTGTCCAGCAAGAAGGCCTTAGCCTTCTGGACCGCCTCCTTCAGGGTTTTTTCAATGAGCTCGGCAGAATTCAGGTCCCCCTGGCAGTCCCAGAATTCCACCACAAGCTGACGGCCCAGAGCTTTCATTTCTCACCTCCTTTCCAGTTTTTCTTTGGAATTCCCTCCAAAAGTAAAGCCCTCTCGTCCTCATCCCTTCCAAGACTCGGACGAAGGGCTTTATCTTTTTCTTTCTTTTTATACCATACAAAGCTTTTTCTGTCAAAAATTTGAGGGGAGCTTTCGGAACTTCCTGCCGAATTTCAGGAGGGGCGCAACCCGCGGCTACAAGCTCAAAGCTCACCACTGCTCAGGTTCTTTCCGAGGGTAACTTGAGTAAAATCTGCAAAGCGCAAGGGAAAGCACAAAAAAGACCCCCTGGCCAAAAAGGCTCAGGGGGTCTATCACGGAGGGGGCTATTTATTGGCCCAGTTCTTTCAAAACCGCAGGAATTATTTCCTTTATCTCTCCCACTATGCCCAGGTCCGCCACCTTTAAAATGGGGGCAGTGGGATCGCGATTTATCGCCACAATGCAGCGGGCATTGCGAATGCCATAGTAATGCTGGATAGCCCCCGATATCCCACAGGCTATGTAAAGTTTGGGTTCCACCTGATGGCCTGACATCCCCACCTGTTTTTCCAGCTCTATAAGGCCTTCATCCACCGCCCCCCTGGAGCCAGCAAACTCAGCATTGAGGGCCCGGGCAAGTTTTTTGACTATTTCAAGCTCTTCCTCGCCCTTTACCCCTCTTCCGACGGAAACTATAATCCTGGCACTGGACAGGTTTGTGGGGATTGTAAAATCGGCGAACCCTTTAACTTTCACCCTGGAGGGCACAGTTTCAACGGAAATGGTCTGGACTTCACCCGTGCGGTAAGGATCGTAGTAGGCCGGACGGAAATAGCCGGGAAGGATGGTCACCATTTGAGGCTTGAGGTTAGGGTTAGCCAAGGAACGGAAATATTCACCCCCATACATAGGATGAGAACCGGTAACAGTGCGGGTAGCTTCGTCCAGGAATATTTCAGCGCAGTTGGTTATAAGGCCAGCACCGAGTTTCTGGGCAAGGTAAGGGGCCAATTCTCTTGCCGGGGCAATGGCAGGAAAGAGCACTATTTCCGGTTTCTGCTCCCTGATGAAATCTCCCAGAGCTTTGGCGTAAAGCTCCAGGTCA containing:
- a CDS encoding methyltransferase, coding for MKSRERVRTALAHKEPDRVPIDLGGSLVTGINAVAYHRLKQYLGIDGQPVKVANIILQLAEVEEPVRRRFGVDVIELPLLEPVPGVKNTRWKQWTLPDGSPALISADFEPERTPQGDLLIRTPDGRIAHWMPAGTYHFLPKEPPIKEATLEELERFEPARLSDEELEFLHHVARRLYQETDYAIFGWFGGSLIESGQFARGWAEFLMDLKLNPDFASKLIAKLAEAALRDLKRYIEAVGEYVDVIGFGDDLGTQMGLQFSPEFYRKFFFEHHRRLYSMVHTHTRAYVFLHSCGSVYDLIPDLIEAGVDILNPVQTAAAKMEPERLKKEFGDRLSFWGGGACPQTVLPWATPEEVEEHVRQRLRIFAPGGGYVFAPIHNIQPDVPPQNIVAMYEAVLKWGHYPIS
- a CDS encoding glycosyltransferase family 2 protein, with product MTSISGVMPAYNEEANIGPMIEEMDRVLSSITDDYEIIVVDDGSKDNTAQKVMEKASIYPKVRLIRHEKNRGYGAAVYSGITAATKELIFFTDSDRQFKLEELKKLLPLIKEADLVAGYRPKRMDPWYRVLFGWGWSFLVTVLFGYTVRDIDCAFKLFKREVIEKVGPQIQSFGATFSAEFLVRAKRAGFKFQEVPVTHLPRPAGKQTGARLDVITRAFKELFLLRWRLWRESLGQSEEG
- the speE gene encoding polyamine aminopropyltransferase produces the protein MLDPDKWIWELQTPGTIFGLKVKNWLVRRKTRYQTLEIALTEDHGLAMSLDGCFMLTERDEFFYHEMLVHPILLSLPDPSSVLIVGGGDGGALREVLRHPVKEAYLVEIDQDVLDAAIQYLEPVHRGSFHDPRVKIITTPGEEFVLKTDLKFDAIIVDSTDPIGPARRLFEEDFFISCRKALKEKGLMALQAGTPHLNPGELSSTVQALRKLFPFVEVYLGFMPSYPSGMWAYVAAGGRSARVKLSTLWKRYKQRELTTNYYTPELHLAAFILPRFVQEILARASTSEGKAP
- the speD gene encoding adenosylmethionine decarboxylase; amino-acid sequence: MKALGRQLVVEFWDCQGDLNSAELIEKTLKEAVQKAKAFLLDTKVHQFQPHGISGVAVIAESHISIHTWPEYKYAAVDAFTCGNTDPEAAVEHIRQVLKPKRVKSLKIERGILQDQSLHLEYRDYDT
- a CDS encoding electron transfer flavoprotein subunit alpha/FixB family protein → MEYYELMMGEVPEEELYRDILAVIWMKDGEPIPASLEVLGKGRELADSLGAYLKAVTFAVGEEEARKLIGYGADYVYILENPELSQYDLELYAKALGDFIREQKPEIVLFPAIAPARELAPYLAQKLGAGLITNCAEIFLDEATRTVTGSHPMYGGEYFRSLANPNLKPQMVTILPGYFRPAYYDPYRTGEVQTISVETVPSRVKVKGFADFTIPTNLSSARIIVSVGRGVKGEEELEIVKKLARALNAEFAGSRGAVDEGLIELEKQVGMSGHQVEPKLYIACGISGAIQHYYGIRNARCIVAINRDPTAPILKVADLGIVGEIKEIIPAVLKELGQ